A window of Planctomycetaceae bacterium contains these coding sequences:
- a CDS encoding class I SAM-dependent methyltransferase codes for MDPSHLQELVELEDNYWWHVAKRKLVTRLLRKHCPPPGRLVEGGIGSGRNLVEFNEMGYDVTGFDLMPESVEHVRNRGIEDVRVHDLGQPWPVEPQSLRAVVLLDVLEHVEDPVQVLKHVHDSLEDDGAVIITVPAHPWLYSRWDEQLGHFRRYTIAEFRTHARESQFRVQWLNYWNSFTLPAALAVRGWEKLFPSRHQPDFPEVSSFTNRALLTAAAAERWCLNSIGVPMGLSLVGVLRK; via the coding sequence ATGGACCCCAGTCACCTGCAGGAACTCGTTGAACTCGAAGACAATTACTGGTGGCACGTTGCGAAACGCAAACTCGTCACACGTTTACTTCGCAAACATTGCCCGCCCCCCGGTCGGCTGGTCGAAGGTGGCATCGGGTCGGGACGTAATCTCGTCGAATTCAACGAGATGGGCTACGACGTCACCGGGTTTGACCTGATGCCCGAATCAGTCGAGCACGTTCGAAACCGCGGCATTGAAGATGTTCGCGTGCATGATCTTGGCCAGCCATGGCCGGTCGAACCGCAATCGCTTCGTGCTGTCGTCCTGCTGGATGTGCTTGAGCACGTTGAGGATCCAGTGCAGGTTCTGAAGCATGTTCACGATTCGCTTGAAGACGATGGAGCGGTCATCATCACCGTACCCGCCCATCCATGGCTCTACAGTCGCTGGGATGAACAGCTCGGACATTTCCGCAGGTACACAATCGCGGAATTTCGGACTCACGCGCGAGAATCGCAGTTCCGTGTCCAGTGGCTGAACTACTGGAACAGCTTCACTTTGCCCGCAGCTCTCGCCGTGCGCGGATGGGAAAAACTGTTTCCCAGTCGTCACCAGCCGGATTTTCCCGAAGTATCGTCATTCACGAATCGTGCGCTGCTGACGGCGGCTGCCGCTGAGCGTTGGTGCCTGAACAGTATTGGTGTCCCGATGGGGCTGTCGCTTGTTGGAGTGCTGCGCAAATGA
- a CDS encoding UDP-glucose/GDP-mannose dehydrogenase family protein: MKVTMIGTGYVGLVTGTCFAESGNDVTCLDVDARKVDLLNNGGVPIYEPGLEELVKRNAAAGRLKFTTDYQQAISDAKCVFICVGTPQDENGAADLKYVQSAAEGMAPYLKSGAVVICKSTVPVGTNRQVANWIKAKTETPFYSASNPEFLKEGAAIDDFTKPDRVVVGVDEEEASDVLHELYKPFLRTEKPFISMGIESAEMVKYAANCMLATKISFINEIANICERVGADINDVRKGMGHDARIGFAFMFPGVGYGGSCFPKDVRALASVAAANDVEARILRTVDETNNHQKHVLFKKISSYFGDLKDRTVAIWGLSFKPRTDDIREAPSLVLIESLLDAGASVRVHDPVAEENVRQVMGDRITYCKHHYDACENADCIAIVTEWNEFRNPDFDYVKLKMKSPVIFDGRNLYDRQKMARRGFYYSGIGLSALPVPEA; encoded by the coding sequence ATGAAGGTCACGATGATAGGTACCGGCTATGTAGGGCTGGTGACAGGAACGTGTTTCGCCGAAAGCGGCAATGATGTCACGTGTCTTGATGTCGATGCCCGTAAAGTCGATCTCCTCAATAATGGTGGAGTGCCCATTTACGAACCAGGACTGGAAGAACTGGTCAAACGGAATGCGGCTGCGGGTCGACTCAAGTTTACAACCGACTACCAGCAGGCGATCAGCGATGCAAAATGCGTTTTCATCTGCGTGGGGACGCCTCAGGACGAAAACGGTGCGGCCGATCTGAAATACGTTCAGAGTGCGGCGGAAGGCATGGCTCCTTACCTGAAGTCAGGAGCCGTCGTTATCTGCAAGAGTACCGTCCCTGTTGGAACCAATCGTCAGGTAGCCAACTGGATCAAGGCAAAAACAGAGACGCCATTTTATTCGGCATCGAATCCGGAATTTCTGAAGGAAGGTGCCGCGATCGACGACTTCACCAAACCAGACAGGGTTGTCGTGGGTGTCGACGAGGAAGAAGCATCAGATGTGCTTCATGAACTGTATAAGCCGTTCCTGCGCACCGAAAAGCCGTTTATCAGCATGGGTATTGAAAGTGCTGAGATGGTCAAGTACGCCGCCAACTGCATGCTGGCCACCAAGATCAGCTTTATCAACGAGATCGCAAACATCTGCGAACGGGTTGGTGCGGATATCAACGACGTCCGCAAAGGCATGGGGCATGACGCCCGGATCGGGTTTGCATTTATGTTCCCGGGAGTCGGTTATGGCGGGTCCTGCTTTCCCAAAGACGTTCGCGCACTTGCGTCAGTTGCGGCGGCCAATGATGTGGAAGCTCGAATCCTTCGAACCGTGGACGAAACAAACAATCATCAGAAGCACGTTCTGTTCAAGAAGATCTCCAGTTACTTTGGCGACCTGAAGGACCGAACGGTGGCCATTTGGGGACTTTCATTCAAACCTCGAACGGACGATATTCGCGAAGCCCCGTCACTGGTTCTCATTGAAAGCCTTCTGGACGCTGGCGCGTCGGTTCGTGTTCACGATCCGGTAGCCGAAGAAAACGTTCGTCAGGTTATGGGCGATCGCATCACCTACTGCAAGCATCACTATGATGCCTGCGAAAATGCCGACTGCATCGCAATCGTCACGGAATGGAATGAATTCCGGAATCCGGATTTCGACTACGTGAAGCTGAAAATGAAATCCCCGGTGATCTTTGACGGACGAAATCTGTACGACCGCCAGAAAATGGCACGTCGCGGCTTCTACTACTCCGGCATTGGACTCAGTGCCCTGCCTGTGCCTGAAGCATAG
- a CDS encoding glycosyltransferase family 2 protein: protein MTFDVPQRELEADGAFAVYCNDRDRHSSKISAVLPVYNEVAILRELTSQLVKALEKNSADFEIVYVNDGSSDGSRELLDRLAIEDHRIVVVHLARNFGHQPAVHAGLDYASGDVAIVMDSDLQDDPRAIPDFLTEWESGFDVVYAERFNRKESLPKRLLFYSFYRVLNAVSSTPIPQDAGNFGLLDRRVIDILQQLPEQDRYFPGLRSWAGFRQTGVPVERAARHDQHPRVSLKGLFRLAKTAILSFSAFPLTFFYVIAALSASICAASIGFVLFHKLFTGLAIPGWTSVVTLASLFGTLNALGISILGEYVIRIYDQVRSRPVYIADSVRNRSRQGILTVSQETGRHTPESVASESRTALKAYAAFDEGSVNESNNQLQAEYQKLDHIEMLLEQLHRDYQQAQSNSKPLESIKRD from the coding sequence ATGACGTTTGACGTTCCGCAACGAGAGCTGGAAGCTGACGGTGCATTCGCCGTGTACTGCAATGATCGTGACCGACATTCATCAAAGATCTCGGCCGTGCTGCCGGTTTACAACGAAGTCGCGATCCTCAGGGAGTTGACCAGTCAACTGGTGAAGGCACTGGAGAAGAACTCCGCCGATTTTGAAATCGTTTACGTGAACGATGGATCAAGCGACGGATCGCGTGAATTGCTGGACCGACTGGCGATTGAAGACCATCGGATCGTTGTCGTTCATCTGGCGCGTAATTTTGGCCACCAGCCTGCCGTTCACGCAGGACTGGATTACGCCAGTGGCGATGTTGCCATCGTCATGGATTCGGACTTGCAGGATGATCCCCGTGCGATACCCGACTTTCTGACCGAGTGGGAATCGGGATTTGATGTGGTGTATGCCGAGCGATTCAATCGCAAGGAATCTCTGCCCAAACGACTGCTGTTCTACAGCTTCTATCGTGTGCTGAATGCCGTCTCATCGACTCCGATCCCTCAGGACGCTGGCAACTTTGGTCTGCTGGATCGCCGCGTGATCGATATTCTTCAGCAGCTTCCGGAACAGGATCGCTATTTCCCCGGCCTGCGAAGCTGGGCTGGCTTCCGTCAAACGGGAGTTCCAGTGGAACGGGCCGCTCGACATGATCAGCATCCGCGCGTCTCTCTGAAGGGCCTGTTTCGCCTGGCCAAAACAGCCATCCTTTCGTTCTCGGCATTCCCGCTTACATTCTTCTACGTGATCGCCGCCCTTTCTGCCTCCATCTGTGCAGCGTCGATCGGCTTCGTATTGTTTCACAAGCTGTTCACCGGGCTGGCAATACCCGGATGGACATCCGTCGTTACGCTCGCTTCGCTCTTTGGCACACTGAATGCGCTGGGGATCAGCATTCTTGGCGAATACGTAATTCGAATCTACGATCAGGTCCGCAGTCGGCCGGTGTACATTGCCGACTCTGTGCGCAACCGAAGCCGTCAGGGAATATTGACGGTGTCTCAGGAAACGGGACGGCATACACCTGAAAGTGTTGCCAGTGAATCCCGCACGGCATTGAAAGCGTATGCGGCGTTTGATGAAGGCAGCGTGAACGAATCAAACAACCAGTTACAGGCGGAGTATCAGAAGCTGGACCATATCGAGATGCTGCTGGAGCAACTGCATCGGGATTACCAGCAGGCACAGTCCAATTCAAAACCACTTGAAAGTATTAAGCGAGACTGA
- a CDS encoding U32 family peptidase, with protein sequence MKSELLMPAGSLDKLKVAVLYGADAVYLGTPDMSLRTKSDFSLQDVLEGVEFAHQHNVRVYLTLNLFAHNKDVSKLDTFIDTVKTVNPDGLIIADPGVFEYVRERAPEIPLHVSTQANVCSSLSVRFWQNQGAKLVVLAREVSFAELTQIRHDCPDIKLEAFVHGTMCMTYSGRCLLSNFMSERGANQGNCANSCRWDYKVHLKLNDGTVQELTIDDSNRDMFQFLLEEGVRPGELMPIEEDSRGSYILNSKDLCLLPKLDEYLRLGVDSFKVEGRGKSVYYVAVVARAYRKAMDAWAADPDNWDPKPFMDELDRVPSRGYTLAFHDGQLTNLAHGYQHTGQVSDAVFAGYICEYTDDGFLVDVRNRLDPGDVLEFVLPGENIQSSFYDVRLRLYEFELEGMPDPVEVVHPGQPRKLKIRWSQFEQEDQATLPARMPLLTVIRKEKPLTETEAARLRLDKTARRMELSGSSCCGDNTSCGSGDSSCGSASPDLQLYQLQQVKLSEARDAENAPSEPKSLRTGNPGCCGRGCNGCLVFWHDPAYAKGRELMQQKKIGEMLNHNALRETVGGRP encoded by the coding sequence ATGAAATCCGAACTTCTGATGCCTGCGGGCTCACTCGATAAGCTGAAGGTAGCCGTTCTGTACGGGGCCGATGCAGTCTATCTGGGCACACCGGACATGAGCCTGCGCACCAAGTCCGACTTTTCGCTGCAGGATGTTCTGGAAGGGGTTGAATTCGCTCACCAACATAATGTGCGGGTTTACCTGACTCTCAATTTGTTCGCCCACAACAAGGACGTATCCAAGCTGGATACGTTCATAGATACCGTCAAGACGGTCAATCCCGATGGCTTGATTATCGCCGACCCGGGGGTCTTCGAATACGTTCGTGAACGTGCACCGGAAATTCCCCTGCACGTATCGACTCAGGCAAACGTCTGTTCGTCGCTGTCGGTGCGATTCTGGCAGAATCAGGGCGCGAAGCTGGTGGTCCTCGCTCGCGAGGTGTCGTTTGCAGAGCTCACCCAGATTCGACACGACTGCCCGGACATCAAGCTGGAAGCGTTTGTGCATGGCACCATGTGTATGACCTATTCCGGTCGCTGTCTGCTCTCAAACTTCATGTCCGAACGAGGAGCCAATCAGGGCAACTGCGCGAACAGTTGTCGATGGGACTATAAAGTTCATCTGAAGCTGAACGACGGCACCGTTCAGGAACTGACAATCGATGACAGTAATCGTGACATGTTTCAGTTCCTGCTGGAAGAGGGCGTTCGGCCCGGCGAGCTGATGCCGATCGAAGAAGACTCACGCGGTTCCTACATTCTGAACAGTAAGGATCTGTGCCTGCTTCCAAAGCTGGACGAGTACCTGAGACTGGGGGTTGATTCGTTCAAGGTCGAAGGGCGCGGCAAGAGCGTTTACTACGTGGCAGTCGTCGCGCGCGCTTATCGAAAGGCAATGGATGCCTGGGCGGCCGATCCCGACAACTGGGATCCAAAGCCCTTCATGGATGAACTGGACCGGGTTCCTTCGAGAGGTTACACGCTGGCGTTTCATGACGGACAGCTCACCAATCTGGCACACGGCTATCAGCACACCGGACAGGTATCAGATGCTGTCTTCGCCGGCTACATTTGTGAATACACCGACGATGGTTTTCTGGTGGACGTTCGCAATCGACTGGATCCCGGTGATGTTCTTGAGTTTGTTCTTCCGGGCGAGAACATCCAGAGTTCGTTCTATGATGTCCGACTGCGGTTGTACGAATTTGAACTTGAAGGAATGCCCGATCCGGTTGAAGTTGTCCACCCCGGGCAGCCAAGAAAACTGAAGATTCGCTGGTCGCAGTTCGAACAGGAAGATCAGGCCACGCTGCCCGCACGCATGCCCCTGTTGACGGTGATTCGCAAGGAAAAACCGCTGACCGAAACGGAAGCCGCTCGACTCCGTCTGGACAAAACAGCGCGGCGAATGGAACTGTCAGGCAGCAGCTGTTGTGGCGACAACACCTCGTGTGGAAGCGGCGATTCTTCGTGCGGTTCAGCCAGTCCCGATCTGCAGTTGTACCAGTTGCAGCAGGTGAAGCTTTCCGAAGCGCGCGATGCCGAAAACGCTCCGTCAGAACCAAAGTCGCTTCGCACAGGAAATCCCGGTTGCTGTGGACGCGGCTGCAACGGATGCCTTGTCTTCTGGCATGATCCGGCGTACGCCAAAGGCCGGGAATTGATGCAGCAAAAGAAGATCGGCGAAATGCTTAACCATAACGCTCTGCGTGAAACCGTTGGTGGACGCCCATAG
- a CDS encoding trypsin-like peptidase domain-containing protein: MNRNFGRTWILMLSLLACQVFASQAMATDETFCPGSPEDDGRRNPDATAHSVPKPAVPETAWLHECLRRGTVRIISRNDRASGVLINREGIILTVAHGVPEPTPGQEAPMVRVVLPQHQVAIATIRHRDSHCDLAVLQLADPSVIGQFDMQPIPLAMEMPVSPPEGPGTFVLSSGLPAREPNHSSTVVRLGTITHQTERSFRTTCALSVGDSGGPVINLRGQLLGVHRQIGFDLTSNHHVTLEVVRQFLTDSKVASVPREIPGQAERNLSEELERALNHLPSELHTLAQDRTVIVETRTKDTEDHSDAVRDQQRWKRVGLGTRLGNGLVATKRSLLDDHGIVVRDEVPRHFIRCVGRHGKRFSARVVATDQATDITILRLDISDDDRMQPLPNPESIFVDHPVAATLQPDSTLKLGWLSRTMHDEPAAEGKFGMRFSLSDKAEIVVESVSPNSTGTDAMIRTGDRIHAINGQTLSGFEDVERIHQSNQPGDWLQFDLWRNGQARTTGARMGSDPGAMFHRAEFLDGRVGPLSERRTGFRQIMQCDIPVQPDDCGGPLIDARGRIIGVIIARRARESTLVLPIQSVVDRIPAQ, translated from the coding sequence GTGAATAGAAACTTTGGGCGCACGTGGATTCTCATGCTGTCGCTCCTCGCATGCCAGGTGTTTGCGAGTCAGGCTATGGCAACGGACGAAACGTTCTGTCCAGGAAGCCCAGAAGACGACGGCCGTCGTAATCCGGACGCGACTGCCCATTCCGTTCCAAAACCAGCGGTTCCGGAAACAGCGTGGCTCCACGAATGCCTGCGTCGTGGTACCGTACGCATCATCAGCCGAAACGATCGTGCTTCCGGAGTTCTGATCAATCGCGAGGGGATCATCCTCACGGTTGCCCACGGAGTACCGGAACCGACGCCAGGCCAGGAAGCGCCGATGGTTCGTGTAGTATTGCCGCAGCATCAAGTTGCAATTGCGACCATACGACACCGAGACAGTCACTGTGATCTGGCGGTGCTGCAGTTAGCCGATCCGTCGGTGATCGGCCAATTCGACATGCAGCCCATCCCTCTCGCGATGGAAATGCCAGTCTCGCCGCCGGAGGGGCCTGGTACGTTTGTGCTCAGTTCAGGTCTTCCGGCTCGAGAACCAAATCATTCTTCGACTGTGGTTCGCCTGGGAACCATCACGCATCAAACAGAACGTTCATTCCGAACGACGTGTGCGTTATCTGTGGGAGATTCGGGAGGCCCCGTGATCAATCTGCGGGGGCAGTTGCTGGGAGTCCATCGCCAAATTGGCTTCGATCTGACCAGTAATCACCACGTGACTCTGGAAGTCGTCCGACAATTTCTGACTGATTCAAAAGTCGCCAGCGTGCCCCGGGAAATCCCGGGCCAGGCAGAACGAAACTTATCAGAAGAACTCGAGCGGGCACTCAACCATCTGCCATCTGAACTTCACACACTTGCACAAGATCGCACTGTGATTGTCGAAACGCGTACAAAGGACACAGAAGATCACAGCGATGCCGTTCGTGATCAGCAACGGTGGAAACGCGTCGGGCTTGGAACACGGCTCGGTAACGGCCTGGTAGCAACCAAACGTTCGCTGCTGGATGACCATGGTATCGTGGTTCGGGACGAAGTTCCCCGGCATTTCATACGTTGCGTCGGTCGCCATGGAAAGAGATTCTCGGCACGTGTTGTGGCAACTGATCAGGCGACCGACATTACGATCCTTCGATTGGATATCTCTGACGACGATCGAATGCAGCCGCTGCCGAATCCGGAATCCATCTTCGTCGATCACCCTGTCGCGGCAACGCTTCAACCGGATAGCACTCTGAAGCTCGGATGGTTGTCTCGAACAATGCATGACGAACCAGCCGCGGAGGGAAAGTTCGGAATGCGTTTTTCGCTTTCCGACAAAGCGGAGATCGTTGTCGAGAGTGTCAGTCCCAACAGCACGGGAACCGATGCAATGATTCGAACAGGTGACCGCATTCATGCTATCAATGGGCAGACGTTGAGCGGATTTGAAGATGTCGAACGCATTCACCAGTCAAACCAGCCGGGAGACTGGCTGCAGTTTGATTTGTGGCGAAACGGTCAGGCACGAACCACCGGGGCGAGAATGGGTAGTGATCCCGGAGCGATGTTTCATCGAGCAGAATTTCTGGATGGCCGTGTGGGTCCATTGAGTGAGCGACGAACTGGTTTTCGCCAGATCATGCAATGTGACATCCCTGTGCAGCCTGACGATTGCGGCGGACCATTGATCGATGCCCGTGGCCGCATTATCGGCGTCATCATTGCACGCCGTGCGCGCGAGTCGACGCTGGTCCTGCCAATTCAGTCTGTTGTCGACCGGATCCCGGCCCAGTAA
- a CDS encoding ABC transporter ATP-binding protein has protein sequence MNETIKMTTPLISADAITKSYVKGEHKVPVLRGAGLKANRGEFISVVGQSGSGKSTLLHVMGLLDAPDIGEVMLQGKRIDNLSQHARDQLRNHVFGFIFQFYHLLPELTLLENVMTPLMIRYSLLDYWRKRREIREMAMDMIQQVGLEHRIKHRPSEMSGGEMQRGAIARALVGKPEILLADEPTGNLDASTGGEIMDILNRLNQDSQLTIVMVTHDESIAAQAHRIVRLAQGQIQTVSHEEAA, from the coding sequence ATGAACGAAACCATAAAGATGACAACGCCGCTGATCTCCGCCGACGCCATCACAAAGTCCTATGTCAAAGGCGAACATAAGGTGCCGGTTCTGCGTGGAGCCGGCCTGAAAGCCAACCGCGGGGAATTTATCTCCGTGGTCGGCCAGAGTGGCTCCGGGAAAAGCACACTGCTTCATGTCATGGGGCTTCTGGATGCACCAGATATTGGCGAAGTCATGCTGCAGGGAAAACGGATCGACAACTTGTCGCAGCACGCTCGTGATCAGCTGCGCAATCATGTGTTTGGTTTTATCTTTCAGTTCTATCATCTGCTGCCGGAACTCACGCTGCTCGAAAACGTGATGACACCGCTGATGATCCGATACTCTCTGCTGGACTACTGGCGCAAACGCCGAGAAATCCGGGAGATGGCGATGGACATGATTCAGCAGGTTGGGCTGGAGCACCGTATCAAACATCGTCCCTCCGAAATGTCAGGCGGCGAAATGCAGCGAGGTGCCATCGCACGGGCCCTTGTGGGCAAGCCGGAGATTCTTCTGGCCGATGAGCCAACCGGAAATCTGGATGCGTCAACAGGCGGCGAGATTATGGACATTCTGAATCGACTGAATCAGGACAGTCAGCTGACCATTGTGATGGTTACACACGACGAAAGCATCGCCGCGCAGGCCCATCGCATCGTTCGACTGGCGCAGGGGCAGATTCAGACGGTGTCACACGAAGAAGCTGCCTGA